One window of the Trifolium pratense cultivar HEN17-A07 linkage group LG2, ARS_RC_1.1, whole genome shotgun sequence genome contains the following:
- the LOC123906257 gene encoding protein SENSITIVE TO PROTON RHIZOTOXICITY 1-like: MSNPNPNSNNPTQILHPHQDPNSNTADPQVPLRNLSLVRTRIDSLRTFLSQSINTNTPITNDQITVVSNQIVSAIHHTIVNAAALVSYSQNLTVPGSSIFPPPSSKLDSKIEPAKDEVDDCDDYLIDDDCEIVELDAVELLAEHLHFCEICGKGFKRDANLRMHMRAHGNKFKTPEALAKPLNDGTQRRRTTTLFSCPFEGCNRNKKHKKFKALKSVICVKNHFKRSHCPKMYSCNRCNKKKYSVVSDLKSHMKQCGDECKWKCCCGTTFSRKDKLFGHVALFEGHMPAVVLEECEEKGKQVMVVEEIEDSIVEKEKSDLGMDEEFFDDFGCIDNYCLEEVLGFHGS; encoded by the coding sequence ATGTCTAATCCAAACCCAAATTCCAATAACCCGACCCAGATACTTCACCCGCATCAAGATCCAAATAGCAACACCGCCGACCCTCAAGTTCCGCTTCGGAACCTATCCTTGGTTCGAACCAGAATCGATTCTCTACGAACCTTCCTATCTCAATCCATCAACACAAACACTCCTATCACCAACGATCAAATAACCGTCGTCTCCAACCAGATCGTCTCCGCCATCCACCACACCATAGTCAACGCCGCCGCCCTCGTTTCTTACTCTCAAAATCTCACCGTTCCCGGATCCTCAATCTTCCCACCGCCCTCCTCCAAGCTCGATTCAAAGATCGAACCAGCTAAAGATGAAGTTGACGACTGCGACGACTACCTCATCGACGACGATTGTGAAATCGTGGAACTCGACGCTGTCGAATTACTAGCTGAACATCTCCATTTCTGCGAGATTTGCGGGAAAGGATTCAAACGCGATGCGAATCTCCGGATGCATATGAGAGCACACGGGAACAAATTCAAGACGCCGGAAGCATTAGCGAAGCCTTTAAACGACGGAACACAGCGTCGTCGAACGACGACGCTATTCTCTTGTCCGTTTGAAGGATGTAACAGAAACAAGAAGCATAAGAAATTCAAGGCTTTAAAATCGGTTATTTGTGTTAAGAATCATTTCAAGAGAAGTCATTGTCCGAAAATGTATTCGTGTAACCGTTGTAATAAGAAGAAATATTCAGTGGTTTCGGATTTGAAGAGTCATATGAAACAGTGTGGTGATGAGTGTAAGTGGAAATGTTGTTGTGGGACAACGTTTTCTAGGAAGGATAAGTTGTTTGGACATGTTGCTTTGTTTGAGGGTCATATGCCTGCTGTTGTTTTGGAAGAATGTGAGGAGAAAGGGAAACAAGTTATGGTGGTGGAAGAGATTGAAGATTCTATTGTGGAGAAAGAGAAAAGTGATTTGGGTATGGATGAAgaattttttgatgattttgggTGTATTGATAACTATTGTTTGGAGGAAGTTTTGGGATTTCATGGTAGCTAG